A section of the Leucoraja erinacea ecotype New England chromosome 31, Leri_hhj_1, whole genome shotgun sequence genome encodes:
- the LOC129711902 gene encoding probable G-protein coupled receptor 34 — MATESPTFSMWPVNVTDIVSLQPVCNLTSGRLEKVFLPALYSLVILVGVPANLLALCMFLHQYRKHGILVYLINLAIADLISCLTLPFRVSLLLLGDQWRESSPICALTMIIINSSFYYTVSCSTMFLAFISISRYAMIVKPNNRHLNKFYDTGFAQRACAITWIVTIIPLLALNLNYFMREVRLAADSVCYNVQLQYGKRVSANAFVTVAMIFLVLLVAFAFSYASIGVELCTVRRKSISQHNRTVHMRAQMIIIGAMTGFVVCHLPYHVYQIVAGLHRLHGSSCLWLLQTHHVKLITLWLVSFSSCLDPILYFLLSKSFVKRGTKRERST; from the coding sequence ATGGCGACAGAAAGCCCCACCTTCTCCATGTGGCCAGTGAACGTGACGGACATCGTGAGCCTGCAGCCGGTCTGTAACCTGACCAGCGGCCGGCTGGAGAAAGTATTCCTCCCGGCACTGTACTCGCTTGTCATCCTTGTCGGGGTGCCTGCCAACCTCCTGGCCCTCTGCATGTTCCTGCACCAATACCGGAAGCACGGGATCCTGGTTTACCTGATCAACTTGGCCATTGCCGACCTCATCAGCTGCCTGACCCTGCCCTTCCGGGTCTCGCTGCTGCTCCTGGGCGACCAGTGGCGAGAGAGCTCTCCCATCTGTGCCCTCACCATGATCATCATCAACTCCAGCTTCTACTACACCGTGAGCTGCAGCACCATGTTCCTGGCCTTCATCAGCATCAGCCGCTACGCCATGATCGTGAAGCCCAACAACAGGCACCTCAACAAGTTCTATGACACCGGCTTCGCCCAGAGGGCGTGCGCCATCACCTGGATCGTCACTATCATCCCCCTCCTCGCCCTGAACCTCAACTACTTCATGCGGGAAGTGAGGCTGGCGGCCGACTCCGTCTGCTACAACGTGCAGCTGCAGTACGGCAAGAGAGTGTCCGCCAACGCCTTTGTCACGGTGGCCATGATCTTCCTGGTCCTGCTGGTGGCGTTTGCCTTCTCCTACGCCTCGATCGGCGTGGAGCTGTGCACGGTGAGGAGGAAGAGCATTAGTCAGCACAACCGGACAGTCCACATGCGGGCCCAGATGATCATCATCGGCGCCATGACCGGCTTCGTGGTCTGCCACCTGCCTTACCACGTGTACCAGATCGTGGCCGGCCTGCACCGGCTGCACGGCAGCAGCTGCCTGTGGCTGCTGCAGACCCACCACGTCAagctcatcaccctctggctggtCTCGTTCAGCAGCTGCCTGGACCCCATCCTCTACTTCCTCCTCTCAAAGTCCTTTGTGAAGCGCGggacaaagagagagaggagtACCTAG
- the LOC129711907 gene encoding probable G-protein coupled receptor 82 → MNLSAEMPGVMCNYTAGRLEKQFLPVMYSLISLQGLLANGLMLSMFQKRLLRKCGVHIYLINLTVADLIICLVLPFRVVFLIKGDSWPQSSGNCITLTMIINFGFYCTLVCRTLCLIFIGFSRYAIIVKFHHKKLKLLYEPRFAMYVSIAFWITGFLIVTVCSIYMSRSMGTSELLCYGVMTYRRLQPNFIALNVFSILFLFILIALVLLYVLVIVYLSRVRKTVAAQKNRGLYRKSQLRICVAVFTCIVCQLPYFSYQLASNIHRMLHNDCHVLVTLQGAKILLLWLVSLNSCLDPILYIAIQKCSSMVNSHTESTVKCHEMETASHTN, encoded by the coding sequence ATGAACCTCTCTGCGGAAATGCCTGGCGTGATGTGTAACTACACAGCAGGCCGGTTGGAGAAACAGTTCCTTCCAGTCATGTACTCCCTCATCAGCCTGCAAGGGTTGCTGGCCAATGGCCTGATGTTATCCATGTTTCAAAAGCGGCTGCTGAGGAAATGTGGCGTGCACATCTACCTGATAAACCTCACGGTGGCCGACCTGATCATCTGCCTGGTCCTGCCCTTCAGAGTGGTCTTCCTGATCAAGGGGGACTCGTGGCCGCAGAGCTCGGGGAATTGCATCACCTTAACTATGATCATTAACTTTGGTTTCTACTGCACTCTAGTCTGCCGGACACTCTGCTTAATCTTCATCGGTTTTAGCCGGTACGCGATCATTGTAAAGTTCCACCACAAGAAGCTCAAACTATTGTACGAGCCACGTTTCGCAATGTATGTCTCCATTGCTTTCTGGATTACAGGCTTCTTAATTGTGACAGTCTGTTCAATTTACATGTCCCGGTCAATGGGAACATCTGAATTACTGTGCTATGGTGTCATGACGTATAGACGGTTACAGCCCAACTTCATAGCCCTCAATGTCTTCTCAATATTGTTCCTCTTTATTTTAATAGCGCTGGTTCTTTTGTATGTATTGGTCATCGTCTACTTATCCAGAGTGAGGAAAACTGTAGCCGCCCAGAAGAACCGCGGCCTTTACCGCAAGTCCCAGCTCAGGATCTGCGTGGCGGTGTTCACCTGCATCGTGTGCCAGTTGCCGTACTTCAGTTACCAGCTGGCCTCAAACATCCACAGGATGCTCCACAACGACTGCCACGTCCTGGTCACATTGCAGGGGGCCAAGATACTCTTGCTCTGGCTGGTCTCCCTCAACAGCTGCCTGGACCCGATCTTGTACATCGCCATCCAGAAATGTTCCTCCATGGTCAACAGCCACACAGAGAGCACGGTCAAGTGCCATGAGATGGAGACTGCAAGCCACACTAACTAG